A part of Streptomyces sp. NBC_00557 genomic DNA contains:
- a CDS encoding MGMT family protein, translating into MSEQSPAHDTREEHADALPEYAERVLEAAERIPPGRVMTYGDVAEWLEEGGPRQVGRVMSLYGGAVPWWRVVRADGVLLPGHELRALAHYRAEGTPLKEAAESAEGHLPRLDVRRARWDGGASAEGHT; encoded by the coding sequence ATGAGCGAGCAGAGCCCTGCCCACGACACGCGCGAGGAGCACGCGGATGCCCTTCCGGAGTACGCCGAGCGGGTCCTCGAGGCCGCCGAGCGGATCCCGCCGGGACGGGTCATGACGTACGGCGACGTCGCCGAATGGCTCGAGGAAGGCGGGCCGCGCCAGGTCGGCCGGGTGATGTCGCTCTACGGCGGCGCCGTTCCGTGGTGGCGGGTCGTCCGGGCCGACGGGGTGCTGCTGCCCGGCCACGAGCTGCGCGCGCTCGCCCACTACCGCGCCGAGGGCACGCCGCTGAAGGAGGCGGCCGAAAGCGCCGAGGGGCATCTGCCGCGGCTCGACGTGCGGCGGGCCCGGTGGGACGGCGGGGCGAGTGCGGAGGGTCACACCTGA
- a CDS encoding ATP-dependent helicase: MSSSSTARRLPHPPVRQGSRGAYRLVRTPPATAAPPRLDAAQRAVVDHRSGPLLVLAGPGTGKTTTLVESVAARIARGADPERILVLTFSRKAAVELRDRMALRIGAARAPRATTFHSYCYALVRAHQDSGLFAEPLRLLSGPEQDVTVRELLAGQPDLQRLGLAHVRWPDELRACLTTRGFADEVRAVLARSRELGLGPEALDAFARRIGRPDWRAAAAFLAEYLDVLDMQGVIDYAELVHRAVLLARRPENAVRLAAQYDAVYVDEYQDTDPAQVRLLHALAGDGRTLLAFGDPDQSIYAFRGADVNGILDFPAAFPRADGRPAPVEVLRTCRRSGAALLAATRRITQRMPLPRLPADEVRAHREPAAVRDGGRVEVYTYPTAGTELDNIADILRRAHLEDGVAWSDMAVLVRAGSRSLPTLRRALTAAGVPLDVDGDDLPLRHEPAVAPLLTALRAVATAEARRHEEHTIAAGAESQGSADEAEDAEEAASEAEPEREASASEQATASDTAPGIPAPQDGAEQEDTAESAPDSSWLDTETALTLLASPLAGMDPADLRRLGRALREEERAAGNPLPPPSDVLLARALAEPERLAVHDPAYARGAQRLGALLRKARERLAGGGTAEEALWDLWEGTPWPARLERAARRGGAAGRNADRDLDAVCALFATAARAEERTGGRGALNFLEEIEAEDIAADTLTHRAVRPDAVRLMTAHRSKGLEWRLVVVAGVQEGLWPDLRRRGSLLEADRIGRDGLAEPLPPGALLAEERRLFYVAATRARERLVVTAVKAPADDGDQPSRFLTELGVEPKDVTGRPRRPLSVAALVAELRATTVDPRASAALREAAARRLARLAALTDEDGRPLVPSAHPYRWWGMYDPTESKVPLRHRDRPVVLSGSALDQLANTCALQWFLGREVKADAPATTAQGFGNVVHVLADEVASGRSPADLDVLMERLDSVWNALAFDAPWKSRQEKDNARAALERFLNWHVLDRAGRTPVASEQDFDVTLEAGDYQVRIRGQMDRVETDGEGRAYVVDFKTGKQAPSAAEVTRHPQLAVYQLAVREGAVDEAFDGVRPEPGGAELVHLRQGAAQRDGGESLPKVQTQEPLSGEWVGELLATAAGKVLDERFTPNTGQHCTHCAFRASCSARPEGRHVVE; the protein is encoded by the coding sequence GTGAGCTCCTCCTCCACCGCCAGGCGACTGCCGCACCCTCCGGTGCGGCAGGGGAGCCGTGGCGCGTACCGGCTGGTCCGGACCCCGCCGGCCACGGCGGCTCCCCCTCGTCTGGACGCGGCACAGCGCGCCGTGGTTGACCACCGCAGCGGCCCCCTCCTCGTCCTCGCCGGACCCGGCACCGGCAAGACGACCACCCTCGTGGAATCCGTCGCCGCACGCATCGCCCGCGGCGCCGACCCCGAGCGCATCCTGGTGCTGACCTTCAGCCGCAAGGCCGCCGTCGAACTGCGCGACCGCATGGCCCTGCGCATCGGCGCCGCCCGCGCGCCCCGGGCGACCACCTTCCACTCGTACTGCTACGCGCTGGTGCGCGCCCACCAGGACAGCGGCCTGTTCGCCGAGCCGCTCCGGCTGCTCTCCGGCCCCGAGCAGGACGTCACCGTCCGCGAGCTGCTCGCCGGGCAGCCCGACCTGCAGCGGCTCGGACTGGCGCATGTGCGCTGGCCCGACGAGCTGCGCGCCTGCCTGACCACGCGCGGCTTCGCCGACGAGGTACGCGCGGTCCTCGCCCGCAGCCGGGAGCTGGGCCTGGGCCCCGAGGCGCTCGACGCCTTCGCCCGCCGCATCGGCCGCCCCGACTGGCGCGCCGCCGCCGCGTTCCTCGCCGAGTACCTCGACGTGCTCGACATGCAGGGTGTGATCGACTACGCGGAACTGGTCCACCGCGCGGTCCTGCTCGCCCGCCGCCCCGAGAACGCCGTACGGCTCGCCGCCCAGTACGACGCGGTGTACGTCGACGAGTACCAGGACACCGACCCCGCCCAGGTCCGGCTCCTGCACGCACTGGCCGGCGACGGCCGTACCCTGCTCGCCTTCGGCGACCCCGACCAGTCGATCTACGCCTTCCGGGGCGCGGACGTGAACGGCATCCTCGACTTCCCTGCGGCCTTCCCGCGCGCGGACGGCCGTCCCGCCCCCGTCGAAGTGCTGCGCACCTGCCGCCGCTCCGGCGCCGCCCTGCTGGCCGCCACCCGCCGGATCACCCAGCGCATGCCCCTGCCCCGGCTGCCCGCCGACGAGGTCCGCGCCCACCGCGAGCCGGCCGCCGTACGGGACGGGGGCCGCGTCGAGGTCTACACGTACCCGACGGCCGGTACGGAGCTGGACAACATCGCGGACATCCTGCGCCGCGCCCACCTGGAGGACGGCGTCGCCTGGAGCGACATGGCCGTCCTGGTCCGGGCCGGCTCCCGCAGCCTGCCAACCCTGCGCCGCGCCCTCACCGCGGCCGGCGTCCCGCTGGACGTCGACGGCGACGACCTGCCCCTGCGCCACGAGCCGGCGGTGGCCCCCCTGCTGACGGCCCTGCGCGCGGTGGCCACGGCGGAGGCGCGGCGCCACGAGGAGCACACGATCGCGGCCGGCGCCGAGAGCCAAGGCTCGGCCGACGAAGCCGAGGACGCCGAAGAGGCGGCCTCGGAAGCGGAACCGGAACGGGAGGCATCCGCCTCCGAACAGGCCACCGCCTCGGACACCGCCCCCGGGATCCCCGCCCCCCAAGACGGCGCCGAGCAGGAGGACACCGCCGAATCGGCCCCGGACTCCTCGTGGCTCGACACCGAGACCGCGCTCACCCTGCTCGCCTCCCCCCTGGCGGGCATGGACCCGGCCGACCTGCGCCGCCTGGGGCGTGCCCTGCGCGAGGAGGAACGCGCGGCCGGGAACCCGCTGCCGCCCCCGTCCGACGTACTGCTCGCACGGGCGCTCGCCGAACCCGAACGCCTCGCCGTGCATGACCCGGCGTACGCGCGCGGGGCGCAACGCCTCGGCGCGCTGCTCCGCAAGGCCCGCGAACGCCTCGCGGGCGGCGGTACGGCCGAAGAGGCGCTGTGGGACCTGTGGGAGGGCACGCCGTGGCCCGCCCGTCTGGAACGGGCCGCCCGGCGCGGCGGCGCGGCCGGCCGCAACGCCGACCGGGACCTGGACGCCGTGTGCGCGCTGTTCGCCACCGCCGCCCGCGCGGAGGAGCGCACCGGAGGCCGCGGCGCGCTGAACTTCCTGGAGGAGATCGAGGCCGAGGACATCGCCGCCGACACGCTCACGCACCGCGCGGTACGCCCCGACGCCGTCCGCCTGATGACCGCGCACCGCTCCAAGGGCCTCGAGTGGCGGCTGGTCGTCGTCGCCGGCGTCCAGGAGGGGCTGTGGCCCGACCTGCGCCGCCGCGGCTCCCTCCTGGAGGCCGACCGCATCGGCCGGGACGGACTGGCCGAACCGCTCCCGCCGGGCGCACTGCTCGCCGAGGAGCGCCGGCTGTTCTACGTGGCCGCCACGCGCGCGCGCGAACGCCTTGTCGTCACCGCCGTGAAGGCGCCGGCCGACGACGGCGACCAGCCGTCCCGCTTCCTCACCGAGCTCGGCGTCGAGCCGAAGGACGTCACCGGCCGCCCCCGCCGCCCGCTGTCGGTGGCCGCGCTCGTCGCCGAGCTGCGCGCCACCACCGTCGACCCGCGCGCGTCCGCGGCCCTGCGCGAGGCCGCCGCCCGCCGCCTGGCCCGGCTCGCCGCCCTCACCGACGAGGACGGCCGCCCGCTGGTGCCGTCCGCGCACCCTTACCGCTGGTGGGGCATGTACGACCCGACCGAGAGCAAGGTGCCGCTGCGCCACCGCGACCGGCCGGTCGTGCTCTCCGGCAGCGCCCTGGACCAGCTCGCCAACACCTGTGCGCTGCAATGGTTCCTCGGCCGCGAGGTGAAGGCCGACGCCCCGGCCACCACCGCGCAGGGCTTCGGCAACGTCGTCCACGTCCTCGCCGACGAGGTCGCCTCCGGCCGCAGCCCGGCCGACCTCGACGTCCTCATGGAACGCCTGGACTCGGTGTGGAACGCGCTCGCCTTCGACGCGCCCTGGAAGTCCCGGCAGGAGAAGGACAACGCGCGCGCGGCGCTCGAACGCTTCCTGAACTGGCATGTGCTGGACCGCGCCGGACGCACCCCGGTGGCGAGCGAGCAGGACTTCGACGTCACCCTCGAAGCGGGCGACTACCAGGTCCGCATCCGCGGCCAGATGGACCGCGTGGAGACGGACGGCGAGGGCCGCGCCTACGTGGTGGACTTCAAGACCGGCAAACAGGCCCCCAGCGCCGCCGAGGTCACCCGCCACCCCCAGCTCGCCGTCTACCAGCTCGCCGTCCGCGAAGGCGCCGTCGACGAGGCCTTCGACGGCGTACGGCCCGAACCCGGCGGCGCCGAACTGGTCCACCTCCGACAGGGCGCCGCCCAGCGCGACGGCGGCGAGAGCCTGCCCAAGGTGCAGACCCAGGAGCCGCTGTCGGGGGAGTGGGTCGGCGAACTGCTGGCCACCGCCGCCGGCAAGGTCCTCGACGAGCGGTTCACGCCGAACACCGGCCAGCACTGCACGCACTGCGCGTTCCGCGCCTCGTGCAGCGCCCGGCCCGAGGGGCGGCACGTGGTCGAGTGA
- a CDS encoding lysylphosphatidylglycerol synthase domain-containing protein has translation MKQQGVHPEGAAGTPDAAARPDAAGSSGDARQDTGPRTGTDDGTRPRESADNDGSRTPAYDPSGEDDGTRARARGDADGGTEVDADGDAKGSSVPENAPPDRGPGQDGDPHAEAVEGDPHAEAVEGDEPLLPARVHRPSDLMRLLVGVLAIAVLLAIAAFAHGTTSGFEQDINKGTGQAPDLLIKIAGLASSIAILLVPVAFAIERLIKRDGLRIADGVLAAVLAHGVTLATDLWVARAAPGSIQEALTQPSPSDLHALTDPVHGYLAPVIAYMTAVGMSRRPRWRAVLWIVLLLDAFSMLVTGYTTPFSIILTVLIGWTVAYGTLYAVGSPNVRPTGQTLMAGLRHVGFRPVSAAREEAVESENGDRGRRYFVTLEDGPPLDVTVVDREQQAQGFFYRAWRNLTLRGFATRSSLQSLRQALEQEALLAYAAIAAGANAPKLIATSELGPDAVMLVYEHTGGRTLDSLADEEITDELLHKTWQQVRALQSRRIAHRRLAGDAILVDRSGNVILTELRGGEIAAGELLLRMDVAQLVTTLALRVGAQRAVASAVRVLGPDAVADCLPLLQPIALTRSTRATLRKLAREQAQREREAVLEASRNSKQTRPEEAGAQNQEAGAQGADALRKADKKAVRAQARAEKRAIDEALEEAREEDLLTQIRHEVLRIRPQAPVEPARLERVRPRTLISFIAGAIGAYFLLTQLTHIEFGPLIAGAQWGWVVAAVLFSALSYVAAAMQLLGFVPERVPFLRAVAAQVAGSFVKIVAPAAVGGVALNTRYLQRAGIRPGLAVASVGASQLAGLGFHILMLLSFGYLTGTEKTPSLSPSRTVIAGLLTVAVLVLVVTSVPFLRKFVVTRVRSLFAGVVPRMLDVLQRPQKLITGIGGILLLTFCFVMCLDASIRAFGHGSASLSIASVAVVFLAGNALGSAAPTPGGVGAVEATLTVGLIAVGLPKEVAAPAVLLYRLLTLWLPVLPGWLAFNQLTRKGAL, from the coding sequence ATGAAGCAGCAGGGCGTGCACCCCGAAGGCGCGGCGGGCACCCCTGACGCCGCCGCGCGCCCCGACGCGGCCGGGAGCAGTGGCGACGCGCGGCAGGACACCGGTCCGCGCACCGGCACCGACGACGGCACACGCCCGCGCGAAAGCGCGGACAACGACGGCTCGCGCACGCCTGCGTACGACCCGTCCGGCGAGGACGACGGCACGCGCGCGCGTGCCCGTGGCGACGCCGACGGTGGCACCGAGGTCGACGCCGACGGTGACGCCAAGGGCTCGTCCGTGCCGGAAAACGCGCCTCCCGATCGCGGTCCGGGCCAGGACGGCGATCCGCACGCGGAGGCCGTGGAGGGCGATCCGCATGCGGAGGCCGTGGAGGGCGACGAACCGCTGCTCCCCGCGCGCGTGCACCGCCCCTCCGATCTCATGCGGCTCCTGGTGGGCGTGCTCGCCATCGCGGTGCTGCTCGCGATCGCCGCGTTCGCCCACGGCACCACCTCGGGCTTCGAACAGGACATCAACAAGGGCACCGGTCAGGCCCCCGACCTGCTCATCAAGATCGCGGGGCTGGCGTCCAGCATCGCGATCCTGCTCGTGCCGGTCGCCTTCGCGATCGAACGGCTGATCAAACGCGACGGTCTGCGCATCGCCGACGGCGTCCTCGCCGCGGTCCTCGCCCACGGGGTGACCCTCGCCACCGACCTGTGGGTCGCCCGCGCCGCCCCGGGCTCGATCCAGGAGGCGCTCACCCAGCCCTCCCCGAGTGACCTGCACGCCCTGACCGATCCCGTGCACGGCTATCTGGCGCCCGTCATCGCCTATATGACGGCCGTCGGCATGTCCCGCAGACCCAGATGGCGCGCGGTGCTGTGGATCGTCCTGCTGCTCGACGCGTTCTCGATGCTGGTCACCGGCTACACGACCCCGTTCTCGATCATCCTGACGGTGCTGATCGGCTGGACCGTCGCCTACGGCACGCTGTACGCGGTCGGCTCCCCCAATGTGCGCCCCACCGGGCAGACGCTCATGGCGGGCCTGCGGCACGTCGGCTTCCGCCCGGTCAGCGCGGCCCGCGAGGAGGCCGTGGAGTCGGAGAACGGCGACCGCGGCCGCCGCTACTTCGTCACCCTGGAGGACGGGCCGCCGCTGGACGTCACGGTCGTGGACCGGGAACAGCAGGCCCAGGGCTTCTTCTACCGCGCGTGGCGCAATCTCACCCTGCGCGGCTTCGCCACCCGCTCCAGCCTCCAGTCGCTGCGCCAAGCGCTGGAACAGGAGGCGCTGCTGGCGTACGCGGCCATCGCGGCCGGCGCCAACGCGCCCAAGCTGATCGCCACGTCCGAGCTCGGTCCCGACGCCGTCATGCTCGTCTACGAGCACACCGGCGGGCGCACGCTGGACTCGCTGGCCGACGAGGAGATCACCGACGAGCTGCTGCACAAGACCTGGCAGCAGGTGCGGGCGCTGCAGTCGCGGCGCATCGCCCACCGCAGGCTCGCGGGTGACGCGATCCTGGTGGATCGTTCCGGCAATGTGATCCTCACCGAACTGCGCGGCGGCGAGATCGCGGCCGGCGAGCTGCTGCTGCGCATGGACGTGGCGCAGCTGGTCACGACGCTCGCCCTGCGGGTGGGCGCGCAGCGGGCGGTGGCCTCGGCGGTCCGTGTACTCGGACCCGACGCGGTCGCCGACTGCCTGCCGCTGCTCCAGCCGATCGCGCTGACGCGCTCCACGCGCGCGACCCTGCGCAAACTGGCCCGGGAACAGGCCCAGCGCGAGCGCGAGGCAGTCCTGGAGGCCTCCCGGAACTCCAAGCAGACGCGCCCGGAGGAAGCCGGTGCGCAGAACCAGGAAGCCGGTGCGCAGGGCGCGGACGCCCTCAGAAAGGCCGACAAGAAGGCCGTACGCGCGCAGGCGCGGGCCGAGAAGCGGGCCATCGACGAGGCCCTGGAGGAAGCGCGTGAGGAGGACCTGCTCACGCAGATCCGCCACGAGGTGCTGCGGATCAGGCCGCAGGCGCCGGTGGAGCCGGCCCGGCTGGAGCGGGTGCGGCCGCGCACACTGATCAGTTTCATCGCCGGCGCCATCGGCGCGTACTTCCTGCTGACGCAGCTCACGCACATCGAGTTCGGGCCGCTCATCGCGGGCGCCCAGTGGGGCTGGGTCGTGGCGGCCGTGCTCTTCTCGGCGCTCAGCTACGTGGCGGCGGCGATGCAGCTTCTCGGGTTCGTGCCCGAGCGGGTGCCGTTCCTGCGGGCCGTGGCGGCCCAGGTGGCCGGCTCGTTCGTGAAGATCGTCGCACCCGCGGCGGTCGGCGGCGTCGCCCTGAACACGCGGTATCTGCAGCGCGCGGGCATCCGTCCGGGGCTCGCGGTGGCGAGCGTGGGCGCCTCGCAGCTGGCCGGGCTCGGCTTCCACATCCTGATGCTGCTGTCCTTCGGCTATCTCACCGGCACCGAGAAGACGCCGTCCCTGTCGCCGTCCCGGACGGTCATCGCCGGCCTGCTGACGGTGGCGGTGCTGGTGCTCGTCGTGACGTCCGTGCCGTTCCTGCGGAAATTCGTCGTCACGCGCGTGCGCTCGCTTTTCGCCGGAGTCGTGCCCCGCATGCTCGACGTGCTGCAGCGGCCGCAGAAACTGATCACCGGCATCGGCGGCATCCTGCTGCTGACGTTCTGCTTCGTGATGTGCCTGGACGCCTCCATCCGCGCGTTCGGCCACGGCTCGGCCTCCCTCAGCATCGCCAGCGTCGCGGTGGTGTTCCTCGCCGGCAACGCCCTCGGCTCCGCCGCGCCCACACCGGGCGGCGTGGGCGCCGTCGAGGCGACCCTGACCGTCGGCCTGATCGCCGTCGGGCTGCCCAAGGAAGTCGCCGCCCCGGCCGTCCTGCTGTACCGCCTGCTGACCCTGTGGCTGCCGGTGCTGCCGGGCTGGCTCGCCTTCAACCAGCTCACCCGCAAGGGAGCCCTGTAA
- a CDS encoding ATP-dependent helicase translates to MPARITDPEQLKELLGIPFTPEQTACITAPPAPQVIVAGAGSGKTTVMAARVVWLVGTGQVAPEQVLGLTFTNKAAGELAERVRKALIKAGVTDPDALPSPDRHPATAAPGADFFRPDPDNPPGEPLISTYHAFAGRLLTDHGLRLGLEPTSRLLADATRYQLAARVLREAPGPYPALTRSFADLVSDLLALDSELAEHLVEPEELRAWDADLLHTLQGAKLTNADLRKVPETAAARRELADLVRRYRTAKRERDLLDFGDQIALSARLARIPEVGRLLREEFRVVLLDEYQDTSVAQRVLLAGLFGGGTGHAVTAVGDPCQAIYGWRGASVANLDDFPAHFPHADGRPATRQALSENRRSGGRLLDLANGLAEPLRAMHAGVEALRPASGAEYDGMVRCALLRTHAEELDWLADSIAHLVRTGTPPGEIAVLCRTATDFAEIQGALVARDVPVEVVGLSGLLHLPEVADLVAVCEVLQDPGANASLVRLLTGPRWRIGPRDLALLGRRARLLVAHARVDGADDPDRRLAAAVEGVDPAEVISLADALDTFLEAPMDAEADDDGLPFSPDARVRFARLAAELRDLRRSLSDPLMDVLHRVLAVTGLEVELSASPHALAARRRETLSNFLDVAASFAASDAEATLLAFLGFLRTAAQYEKGLDNALPGGENTVKVLTAHKSKGLEWDVVAVPGLVKGTFPSAQGREKWTAQAKVVPHALRGDSDTLPDVDSWDARGMKAFHEAMKDHQHTEELRLGYVTFTRPRSLLLGSGHWWGPSQKKPRGPSGFLQALHDHCVAGHGEIEAWAEEPAEDEENPALHRAGADQVWPLPLDADALARRRAAAETVLAHLDALAAPGSGRPPSAHDTAVPDDPEWPPPPDDDPYDDPYADSDTPYGEADFPYDEQPYADAGFPYDDLPYEEGSTGVPYGETAAGADEEPPYATPAPAPDGPAEPEARSANRPTVPHQAPAPGRGEPPAESRRPAGLTPEEARTVASWDRDLDALTGELLRARQAVTEVPLPATLTASQLLRLAEDPDGLAQELARPMPRPPQPAARRGTRFHAWVESRFEELTLPLLEPDELPGSDAEIADEHDLEALKEAFERTEYARRTPYRVEAPFQLTLAGRVVRGRIDAVYKHGDGDTATYEIVDWKTGRTRSADPLQLAVYRLAWAEQQGVPPESVTAAFLYVRTGEVVRPQDLPDRAALERLLGDGTGAEDSETAHRVV, encoded by the coding sequence ATGCCCGCCCGTATCACCGACCCCGAGCAGCTCAAAGAGCTCCTCGGCATCCCGTTCACCCCGGAGCAGACGGCCTGCATCACCGCGCCGCCCGCCCCGCAGGTGATCGTGGCCGGAGCCGGTTCGGGCAAGACCACCGTGATGGCCGCGCGCGTCGTCTGGCTGGTCGGCACCGGCCAGGTCGCCCCCGAGCAGGTCCTCGGCCTGACCTTCACCAACAAGGCGGCCGGTGAGCTGGCCGAACGCGTCCGCAAGGCGCTGATCAAGGCCGGCGTCACCGATCCGGACGCCCTCCCGTCACCCGACCGCCATCCCGCGACGGCGGCGCCCGGCGCCGACTTCTTCCGGCCGGACCCGGACAACCCGCCGGGCGAGCCGCTGATCTCCACGTACCACGCCTTCGCCGGCCGCCTCCTCACCGACCACGGCCTGCGTCTCGGCCTGGAGCCCACCTCCCGGCTCCTCGCCGACGCCACCCGCTACCAGCTCGCCGCGCGCGTGCTCCGCGAGGCCCCCGGCCCCTACCCCGCGCTGACCCGCTCCTTCGCCGACCTGGTCAGCGACCTGCTCGCCCTCGACTCCGAACTCGCCGAGCACCTCGTCGAGCCCGAGGAACTGCGTGCCTGGGACGCGGATCTGCTGCACACCCTCCAGGGCGCCAAGCTCACCAACGCCGACCTGCGCAAGGTCCCCGAGACGGCCGCCGCCCGCCGCGAACTGGCCGACCTCGTCCGCCGCTACCGGACGGCCAAACGCGAGCGCGACCTGCTCGACTTCGGCGACCAGATCGCCCTGTCCGCCCGCCTCGCCCGCATCCCCGAGGTCGGCCGGCTGCTGCGCGAGGAGTTCCGCGTGGTCCTCCTGGACGAGTACCAGGACACCTCCGTGGCCCAGCGCGTCCTGCTGGCGGGCCTCTTCGGCGGCGGCACGGGCCATGCCGTGACCGCGGTCGGCGACCCCTGCCAGGCGATCTACGGCTGGCGCGGCGCCTCCGTCGCCAACCTGGACGACTTCCCCGCGCACTTCCCGCACGCCGACGGCCGCCCCGCCACCCGGCAGGCGCTCAGCGAGAACCGCCGCAGCGGCGGCCGCCTCCTCGACCTCGCCAACGGTCTCGCCGAACCGCTGCGCGCCATGCACGCGGGCGTGGAGGCCCTTCGCCCGGCCTCCGGCGCCGAGTACGACGGCATGGTCCGCTGCGCCCTGCTGCGCACCCACGCCGAGGAACTCGACTGGCTCGCCGACTCCATCGCCCACCTCGTGCGCACGGGCACACCCCCCGGCGAGATCGCCGTGCTGTGCCGTACGGCCACCGACTTCGCCGAGATCCAGGGCGCCCTCGTGGCCCGGGACGTCCCCGTCGAGGTGGTCGGCCTGTCCGGGCTGCTGCACCTGCCCGAGGTCGCCGACCTCGTCGCGGTCTGCGAGGTCCTGCAGGACCCGGGCGCCAACGCCTCCCTGGTGCGTCTGCTGACCGGACCACGCTGGCGCATCGGCCCCCGCGACCTCGCCCTGCTGGGCCGCCGCGCCCGCCTGCTGGTCGCCCACGCGCGCGTGGACGGCGCCGACGACCCGGACCGCCGGCTCGCCGCCGCCGTCGAAGGCGTCGATCCGGCCGAGGTGATATCGCTCGCGGACGCCCTCGACACCTTCCTCGAAGCGCCCATGGACGCCGAGGCGGACGACGACGGGCTGCCGTTCTCGCCGGACGCGCGCGTGCGCTTCGCCCGCCTGGCCGCCGAGCTGCGCGACCTGCGCCGCTCGCTGTCCGACCCGCTGATGGACGTGCTCCACCGCGTCCTCGCCGTCACCGGCCTGGAGGTGGAGCTGTCGGCGTCCCCGCATGCCCTGGCCGCACGCCGCCGCGAGACGCTGTCCAACTTCCTGGACGTCGCCGCCTCCTTCGCGGCGAGCGACGCGGAGGCCACCCTCCTCGCCTTCCTCGGTTTCCTGCGCACCGCCGCGCAGTACGAGAAGGGCCTCGACAACGCGCTCCCGGGCGGCGAGAACACCGTCAAGGTGCTCACTGCCCACAAGTCCAAGGGCCTGGAGTGGGACGTCGTGGCGGTTCCCGGCCTGGTCAAGGGCACGTTCCCCAGCGCGCAGGGCCGCGAGAAGTGGACGGCGCAGGCAAAGGTGGTGCCGCACGCCCTGCGCGGCGACAGCGACACCCTGCCCGACGTCGACAGCTGGGACGCGCGCGGCATGAAGGCCTTCCACGAGGCCATGAAGGACCACCAGCACACCGAGGAACTCCGCCTCGGCTACGTCACCTTCACCCGGCCCCGCTCCCTGCTGCTCGGCTCCGGCCACTGGTGGGGGCCCAGCCAGAAGAAGCCGCGCGGCCCCTCCGGCTTCCTCCAGGCCCTGCACGACCACTGCGTCGCCGGGCACGGCGAGATCGAGGCCTGGGCGGAGGAGCCCGCCGAGGACGAGGAGAACCCCGCGCTGCACAGGGCCGGCGCCGACCAGGTGTGGCCGCTGCCGCTGGACGCCGACGCCCTGGCCCGCCGCCGCGCGGCCGCCGAGACCGTCCTCGCCCACCTGGACGCCCTCGCCGCCCCTGGCAGCGGCCGCCCGCCCTCCGCCCACGACACCGCCGTCCCCGACGACCCGGAGTGGCCCCCGCCCCCGGACGACGACCCCTACGACGACCCGTACGCGGACAGTGACACTCCGTACGGCGAAGCCGACTTCCCGTACGACGAGCAGCCGTACGCCGACGCCGGTTTCCCGTACGACGACCTGCCGTACGAAGAGGGCAGCACCGGCGTGCCGTACGGCGAGACCGCCGCCGGTGCCGACGAGGAACCGCCGTACGCCACGCCCGCCCCTGCCCCGGACGGCCCGGCCGAGCCGGAAGCCCGGAGCGCAAACCGGCCCACCGTCCCGCACCAGGCGCCCGCCCCGGGGCGCGGCGAGCCCCCCGCCGAGTCGCGACGCCCGGCCGGACTCACCCCTGAGGAGGCCCGTACCGTCGCCTCCTGGGACCGTGATCTGGACGCGCTGACCGGAGAGCTGCTGCGCGCCCGGCAGGCCGTCACCGAGGTCCCGTTGCCCGCCACGCTCACCGCGTCCCAGCTGCTGCGCCTGGCCGAGGACCCCGACGGGCTCGCACAGGAACTCGCACGCCCCATGCCACGCCCCCCGCAACCGGCCGCGCGCCGGGGCACCCGTTTCCACGCCTGGGTCGAATCCCGCTTCGAGGAACTGACACTGCCCCTGCTCGAGCCCGACGAGCTGCCCGGCAGCGACGCCGAGATCGCCGACGAACACGACCTGGAGGCGCTGAAGGAGGCATTCGAACGCACCGAGTACGCCCGGCGCACCCCCTACCGGGTCGAGGCGCCCTTCCAGCTCACCCTCGCCGGCCGTGTCGTACGCGGCCGCATCGACGCCGTCTACAAGCACGGCGACGGTGACACGGCCACGTACGAGATCGTCGACTGGAAGACCGGCCGTACCCGCAGCGCCGACCCGCTCCAGCTCGCCGTGTACCGGCTGGCCTGGGCCGAGCAGCAGGGCGTCCCGCCCGAGTCGGTCACGGCCGCCTTCCTGTACGTACGCACCGGCGAGGTGGTACGGCCGCAGGATCTGCCGGACCGGGCCGCGCTGGAGCGGCTTCTCGGCGACGGCACCGGAGCGGAAGACTCCGAAACGGCGCACCGTGTGGTCTGA